A genomic window from Rhodopirellula islandica includes:
- a CDS encoding SpoIIAA family protein, translating into MAVQIIQDPATNMIEIQASGLLTTEDYETFLPRVEKAIEEHGKINLMFVMEHVDGWEVGAFWDDLKFGFKHHGDLNRIAIVGDKKWEIAMAKIGQYFTSAEVKFFSASDQHHAIDWFRVGGTSPAKA; encoded by the coding sequence ATGGCTGTTCAAATCATTCAAGATCCAGCAACGAACATGATCGAGATCCAGGCTTCTGGATTGTTGACGACGGAAGACTACGAGACCTTCCTGCCTCGCGTTGAAAAAGCGATTGAAGAACATGGCAAAATCAACCTGATGTTTGTCATGGAGCACGTCGACGGCTGGGAAGTGGGGGCGTTTTGGGACGACCTCAAGTTCGGTTTCAAGCACCATGGCGACCTGAATCGGATCGCGATCGTCGGTGATAAGAAATGGGAAATCGCCATGGCGAAGATCGGCCAGTACTTCACCAGTGCAGAGGTCAAATTCTTCTCCGCCAGCGATCAGCATCATGCGATCGATTGGTTTCGCGTTGGTGGGACGTCGCCTGCAAAGGCGTGA
- a CDS encoding NAD(P)-dependent alcohol dehydrogenase: protein MSSLMKAFVMQGIDRVEFVDKPIPTPGPNDAIVKTTRALVCTSDVHTVKGAIGDRSGLTLGHEAVGIVTKLGSEVRGFREGDRVAVNAITPCFQCENCQRGYSSQCGEMLGGWKYANIKDGSFAEYFHVNDAKANLTPIPDSISDDTAVYACDMMSTGFMGAEHANIPLGGTVAIFAQGPVGLMATVGARLLGAGLVIGVDGMEKRLELSRHFGADVVLNFNQVDPVEEIRKLTGGVGVDSAIECLGAQLTFESCIKATRPGATISVAGYFGHGDSVNIPRLEWGVGMSDKVIRTGLCPGGNVRMSRLLRLLETGRVDPSPLTTHSFDFDEVGKALHMMETKEDGMLKPLIRF from the coding sequence ATGTCCAGCCTGATGAAAGCGTTCGTGATGCAAGGCATTGATCGCGTCGAGTTCGTCGACAAACCCATTCCTACCCCGGGCCCCAATGACGCCATTGTCAAAACCACCCGAGCCCTGGTGTGCACCTCCGACGTGCACACCGTCAAAGGTGCAATTGGAGATCGAAGCGGTCTGACACTCGGTCATGAAGCGGTGGGCATCGTCACCAAACTTGGCAGTGAAGTTCGCGGTTTCCGCGAAGGTGATCGTGTGGCGGTCAATGCGATCACGCCCTGCTTTCAGTGCGAAAACTGTCAACGCGGCTACTCTTCGCAATGCGGCGAGATGCTTGGCGGTTGGAAGTACGCGAACATCAAAGACGGCAGTTTCGCAGAGTACTTTCACGTCAACGACGCCAAAGCGAATTTGACTCCAATTCCCGATTCGATCTCCGATGACACCGCCGTCTACGCTTGCGACATGATGTCGACTGGGTTCATGGGAGCCGAACATGCCAACATCCCCTTGGGAGGCACCGTGGCGATCTTTGCCCAAGGTCCTGTGGGTTTGATGGCAACCGTTGGTGCTCGGTTGCTGGGGGCAGGGTTGGTCATCGGAGTCGACGGGATGGAGAAACGCCTCGAACTTTCTCGGCACTTCGGCGCTGACGTTGTCCTGAACTTCAACCAAGTCGATCCAGTGGAAGAAATTCGCAAACTGACCGGAGGTGTCGGCGTCGACTCCGCGATCGAGTGCCTCGGGGCTCAGCTCACCTTTGAGTCCTGTATCAAGGCAACCCGGCCGGGCGCAACGATCTCAGTCGCGGGTTACTTTGGACACGGCGACAGCGTCAACATCCCACGCCTGGAATGGGGCGTCGGCATGAGTGACAAAGTCATTCGGACGGGACTGTGCCCCGGCGGAAACGTCCGCATGTCGCGACTGCTTCGCCTGCTGGAAACTGGACGTGTCGATCCATCGCCTTTGACGACGCATTCATTCGACTTTGACGAGGTTGGAAAAGCCCTGCACATGATGGAAACCAAAGAAGACGGCATGCTCAAACCGTTGATCCGGTTCTGA